One stretch of Akkermansia sp. RCC_12PD DNA includes these proteins:
- the rpmB gene encoding 50S ribosomal protein L28: MSRICIIRGTMPHKGRRIHRSGLAKKKGGIGRHVTKTVNRTVYPNLQEKRIWVPELGQFVKMKISAKALRTINKNGAYNTLKKVGLL, encoded by the coding sequence ATGTCCCGAATTTGCATCATCCGAGGTACCATGCCTCACAAAGGTCGTCGTATCCATCGCTCCGGTCTTGCCAAGAAAAAGGGCGGTATTGGTCGTCACGTCACTAAGACTGTCAATCGTACCGTTTATCCCAATCTTCAGGAAAAGCGTATCTGGGTTCCTGAACTGGGCCAGTTCGTTAAAATGAAGATTTCTGCCAAGGCCTTGCGTACAATCAACAAGAACGGTGCGTACAACACTCTTAAAAAGGTAGGTCTCCTGTAA
- a CDS encoding glycosyltransferase, producing MNILVSAFSCIPHRGSEPGVGWNFIKEMSSRHEVTALVRRKYKESILSANEPWMKRVQWEFIDPEKTFWTKDEEGVGEQMFYLQWQKVALQHTMRLLETKTFDLAHHITFGKYWVPSLLPLSGIPTVFGPVGGGETFPRGYFSHFSWKGRGFEILKRIMSTLVSSFPLYRRAYKEMVHALATTSDSRLKLMKLVNCQVEVVPQSGLSRDELDMMDSISTSTSISDIPKFVTASRLNHWKAIDIAVAAFAEIVPEFPSAQLVIIGQGPEEKRIGKMVSRLKLTDHVKLIGRLPNISDVYREMASATAFIHPALHEAFGQACVEALALQTPVICFDHAGPGLIVDSKCGIPVTPSGCPRRDIHSFAEAMKNIAATPEQRKLLGKAGRAKVEDTFLWESIVDVICRFYGKYEKSNDKIL from the coding sequence ATGAATATTTTGGTTTCTGCTTTTTCGTGTATTCCTCATCGTGGTTCGGAACCGGGGGTCGGCTGGAATTTTATTAAGGAAATGTCTTCAAGGCATGAAGTGACCGCTCTGGTTCGCAGAAAGTATAAAGAGAGTATTCTTTCTGCGAACGAGCCGTGGATGAAGAGAGTTCAGTGGGAGTTTATTGATCCTGAAAAAACGTTTTGGACAAAGGACGAGGAAGGAGTAGGAGAACAGATGTTTTATTTGCAGTGGCAGAAGGTGGCATTGCAACATACAATGCGTTTATTAGAAACAAAAACTTTTGACTTGGCACATCATATCACTTTCGGGAAGTATTGGGTGCCTTCCCTTTTGCCTCTTTCCGGTATTCCGACGGTATTTGGCCCTGTGGGGGGGGGCGAAACTTTTCCACGAGGATATTTTTCTCATTTTTCATGGAAGGGCCGTGGATTTGAGATACTAAAACGGATAATGAGTACGCTTGTATCTAGTTTCCCACTGTATCGGAGAGCATACAAAGAAATGGTGCATGCTTTAGCTACAACCAGCGATAGCCGCCTGAAATTGATGAAGTTGGTGAATTGTCAGGTGGAAGTTGTTCCTCAATCGGGATTGAGCCGGGATGAACTGGACATGATGGACAGTATTTCCACATCAACTTCTATTTCTGATATTCCCAAATTCGTAACTGCCAGCAGGCTGAATCATTGGAAAGCGATAGATATTGCGGTAGCCGCTTTTGCGGAGATAGTTCCGGAATTTCCTTCAGCACAGCTGGTCATTATTGGTCAGGGGCCTGAAGAAAAGCGTATCGGAAAAATGGTCTCAAGATTAAAACTGACAGACCATGTAAAGCTCATTGGAAGATTACCGAATATTTCAGATGTTTATAGAGAGATGGCGTCAGCCACGGCATTCATTCATCCCGCATTACATGAGGCTTTTGGCCAGGCGTGTGTAGAGGCATTGGCTTTGCAGACTCCCGTGATTTGTTTTGATCATGCTGGTCCTGGGTTAATTGTTGATTCCAAGTGCGGAATTCCTGTTACTCCATCGGGATGTCCACGCCGTGATATTCATTCTTTTGCGGAGGCTATGAAAAATATTGCTGCAACTCCTGAGCAACGAAAGTTGTTGGGAAAAGCTGGTCGGGCAAAAGTGGAGGACACATTTTTATGGGAAAGTATTGTTGACGTGATATGCAGATTCTATGGTAAATACGAAAAATCAAATGATAAGATTTTATGA
- a CDS encoding glycoside hydrolase family 27 protein translates to MRLCRLLCLAAIGSAVPSAVCADFPNPYPAPVSGARLTPETSPLPSINGARVLGVRPGSEVLFQVPVSGERPMQIRVSGLPSGVKMDSRGLISGKAPMRKGEYRVKLEAANRHGKDAGEWVLKVGDDLCLTPPMGWSSWYSYSEAVGQDQVLKTARLFVERGLVNHGWTYINIDDCWQGKRGGKNFSIQPNKRFPDMKSMCRAIHAMGLKAGIYSTPWMGTYAGFIGGSAPDKKADYAGLSIPEKDRLQEYQIFGRYPGVHRQHADRTGPVWLFDRDARQWAEWGFDYVKVDWKPNDVPTTKRIRKALDESGRDIVLSLSNAAPYEHVEELSRLANLWRTTGDIEDHWGSVSGIGFSQERWQKYMRPGHWNDPDILQVGKLGKPNRPNTAFGQTRLSPDEQYTHVTLWCLLSAPLIISCDLENIDSFTMGLLTNDEVIAVDQDPAAHPARRAWNQGNFQVWTKELADGSTAAGFFNIGGSKEVLKVNLKDIGLSGPHQVRDLWKRADQGTAEGDIAVELNSHGAAMFRFTKKE, encoded by the coding sequence ATGAGATTATGCCGTCTTTTATGTCTTGCCGCCATCGGGTCAGCCGTTCCCTCCGCGGTTTGCGCCGATTTTCCAAATCCCTATCCCGCTCCGGTTTCCGGAGCGCGCCTGACGCCGGAGACATCTCCGCTGCCGTCGATCAATGGAGCCCGCGTCCTGGGAGTCAGGCCTGGGTCCGAAGTGCTGTTCCAGGTGCCGGTTTCCGGAGAGCGTCCCATGCAGATCAGAGTGTCCGGATTGCCCTCAGGGGTGAAGATGGATTCCCGAGGCCTGATTTCCGGCAAAGCCCCGATGCGGAAGGGGGAATACCGGGTGAAGCTTGAGGCCGCCAACAGGCACGGAAAGGATGCCGGGGAATGGGTATTGAAGGTGGGTGACGATTTATGCCTCACTCCGCCGATGGGCTGGAGCAGCTGGTATTCTTACAGCGAGGCGGTAGGACAGGACCAGGTACTCAAGACCGCCCGGCTTTTTGTGGAACGCGGGCTGGTCAACCATGGCTGGACCTACATCAACATTGACGATTGTTGGCAGGGGAAACGGGGAGGGAAGAATTTTTCCATTCAACCCAACAAGCGTTTCCCCGATATGAAGTCCATGTGCCGTGCCATTCATGCCATGGGGCTGAAGGCTGGCATTTATTCAACGCCGTGGATGGGGACGTATGCCGGCTTTATCGGCGGAAGCGCGCCGGACAAGAAGGCGGATTATGCAGGATTGAGCATCCCGGAAAAGGACCGTTTGCAGGAGTATCAGATATTCGGACGCTATCCCGGCGTTCACCGTCAGCATGCCGACCGCACAGGGCCCGTATGGCTGTTTGACCGCGACGCCCGGCAGTGGGCCGAATGGGGATTCGATTACGTGAAGGTGGATTGGAAACCCAATGACGTGCCCACGACGAAACGCATCCGGAAAGCACTGGATGAGTCCGGGCGCGATATCGTGCTGAGTCTGTCCAATGCGGCTCCGTATGAGCATGTGGAAGAGTTGTCCAGGCTGGCCAATTTGTGGAGAACGACGGGAGATATCGAGGACCATTGGGGCAGTGTCAGCGGCATCGGCTTTTCCCAGGAACGCTGGCAGAAGTACATGCGCCCGGGACATTGGAACGATCCGGACATTCTCCAGGTCGGCAAGCTGGGCAAGCCCAACCGGCCCAATACTGCGTTTGGCCAGACGAGGTTGTCCCCGGATGAACAATACACGCATGTGACTCTGTGGTGTCTGCTGTCTGCTCCCCTCATTATTTCCTGCGACCTGGAGAATATTGATTCGTTCACGATGGGTCTGCTGACCAATGACGAGGTGATTGCCGTGGACCAGGATCCGGCGGCCCATCCGGCCCGTAGGGCGTGGAACCAGGGGAATTTCCAGGTATGGACGAAGGAGCTGGCGGACGGTTCCACAGCTGCGGGCTTTTTCAATATCGGCGGTTCGAAGGAGGTTCTGAAGGTGAATCTGAAGGATATCGGCCTGTCTGGTCCCCATCAAGTGCGGGACCTTTGGAAGCGTGCGGACCAGGGAACGGCTGAAGGGGACATTGCCGTGGAGCTCAACAGTCACGGTGCGGCCATGTTCCGCTTCACCAAGAAAGAGTGA
- a CDS encoding FAD:protein FMN transferase, translating into MSGGMAEPTAAVSARLVSCEHAADGRVTARGAVMGTVFTVRAYPGYGMDEGRTEEACMRALACAVFWEGVMSAMDAESQLAALNAAPAGVKVPVSPELRRVLSLSLEYACLTRGAFDPTLGPFIRLWKKSRRLGVLPSQEELERARRASGWEKLSVDGEGVMKATEGMRMDLGGIGKGFAVDRMAEMLEERGVESFCIDSTSDVLAGAPPPGMRGWKLRVAVEGGRLEQRLLSHAAVSTSGDAHQFAEIGGVAYSHVLDPATGLGVTEGRQITVQACTAALADALSTAACVMPEEAFRALAGRIPGVSVLGFFRHPPPENERSRAFSGQKIP; encoded by the coding sequence ATGTCCGGCGGCATGGCGGAGCCTACGGCTGCCGTTTCCGCCCGGCTTGTTTCCTGCGAACATGCCGCGGACGGCAGGGTGACGGCAAGGGGAGCGGTCATGGGCACGGTGTTTACGGTGCGCGCCTATCCCGGTTACGGCATGGACGAAGGCCGGACGGAAGAGGCCTGCATGCGGGCGCTGGCCTGTGCCGTGTTCTGGGAGGGGGTGATGTCCGCCATGGATGCGGAAAGCCAGCTCGCCGCCCTGAATGCCGCTCCGGCAGGGGTGAAGGTTCCCGTTTCTCCGGAGTTACGGAGGGTGTTGTCGCTGTCCCTGGAGTATGCCTGTTTGACGCGCGGAGCCTTTGACCCCACGCTGGGACCTTTCATCCGTTTGTGGAAGAAGTCCCGTCGCCTCGGGGTTCTTCCTTCCCAGGAGGAGCTGGAGCGTGCGCGCCGGGCTTCCGGTTGGGAGAAGCTGTCTGTGGACGGGGAAGGGGTGATGAAGGCCACGGAGGGGATGAGGATGGATCTGGGAGGCATCGGCAAAGGGTTTGCCGTGGACAGGATGGCGGAGATGTTGGAAGAAAGGGGAGTGGAGTCTTTCTGCATTGACAGCACCAGCGATGTTCTGGCGGGGGCTCCCCCGCCGGGAATGCGAGGCTGGAAGCTCCGGGTGGCCGTGGAGGGGGGGCGGCTGGAGCAGCGGCTGTTGAGCCATGCCGCCGTATCCACTTCCGGGGATGCGCACCAGTTTGCGGAGATAGGCGGTGTGGCGTATTCCCATGTGCTGGATCCTGCTACGGGGCTGGGTGTCACGGAAGGCAGACAGATCACCGTTCAGGCTTGCACAGCCGCTTTGGCGGATGCCTTGTCCACAGCGGCCTGCGTGATGCCGGAAGAGGCGTTCCGGGCTCTTGCCGGAAGAATTCCCGGGGTTTCCGTGCTGGGGTTTTTCCGGCATCCGCCGCCGGAGAATGAACGGAGCCGTGCCTTCTCCGGGCAGAAAATTCCGTGA
- a CDS encoding LL-diaminopimelate aminotransferase, translated as MAIINDHFLKLQAGYLFPEINRRVNAFIQAHPEAARRLIRCGIGDVTEPLPQAAIEAMHQAVDDLATHERFHGYGPEQGYFWLREAIAKKAYQVHGIHVEVDEIFVSDGAKCDTGNILDIFGRGNRIAVPDPVYPVYVDTNVMAGNTGEARKDGSYEGLVYLPCTPENNFVPDLPQEHVDLIYLCFPNNPTGAVASRMELLKWVEYARANHAIILYDSAYEAFIQDPDVPRSIFEIPGARDCAIEFRSFSKQGGFTGVRCGYVVIPKELKGHDADGNKVPISQLWSRRTSTKFNGASYIVQRGAAALFTLEGMAQTDVLISHYLGNASLLLNACRQAGMRVWGGENAPYVWAACPDGLDSWGLFDKMLAEANVVITPGSGFGSKGEGFFRISAFNSRENVEEVCRRIHALFAR; from the coding sequence ATGGCTATTATCAACGACCATTTCCTCAAGCTGCAGGCGGGATATTTGTTCCCGGAGATCAATCGCCGCGTGAACGCGTTCATCCAGGCCCATCCTGAAGCGGCTCGCCGGCTGATCCGCTGCGGCATAGGCGACGTGACGGAACCGCTACCCCAGGCCGCCATTGAGGCCATGCACCAGGCGGTTGACGATCTTGCCACGCATGAACGCTTTCACGGCTACGGTCCGGAGCAGGGTTATTTCTGGCTGAGGGAGGCGATTGCGAAGAAAGCCTACCAGGTCCACGGAATTCATGTGGAGGTGGACGAGATTTTCGTGTCCGACGGCGCGAAGTGCGACACGGGGAACATTCTGGATATTTTCGGCAGAGGAAACAGGATTGCCGTGCCGGACCCGGTTTATCCCGTTTACGTGGATACAAACGTGATGGCCGGCAATACGGGGGAGGCCCGCAAGGACGGATCCTACGAGGGGTTGGTGTATCTGCCCTGCACGCCGGAGAACAATTTTGTGCCCGATCTGCCACAGGAACATGTAGATTTGATTTACCTGTGCTTCCCGAACAATCCGACCGGGGCGGTAGCCTCCCGCATGGAGCTGCTGAAGTGGGTGGAGTACGCCCGCGCCAACCATGCGATTATTCTGTATGATTCAGCCTATGAGGCGTTTATTCAGGATCCGGATGTTCCCAGGTCCATTTTTGAGATTCCCGGCGCGCGCGACTGCGCCATTGAGTTCCGTTCCTTTTCCAAGCAGGGCGGCTTTACGGGCGTGCGCTGCGGCTATGTGGTGATTCCGAAGGAGCTGAAGGGCCATGACGCCGACGGGAACAAGGTGCCTATCTCCCAGTTGTGGAGCCGCCGCACCAGCACGAAGTTCAATGGAGCCTCCTACATCGTCCAGCGCGGTGCGGCAGCCCTGTTCACGCTGGAAGGGATGGCGCAGACCGATGTTCTGATCAGCCATTATCTGGGGAATGCCTCCCTTCTGCTGAATGCGTGCCGCCAGGCGGGCATGCGCGTGTGGGGTGGAGAAAACGCGCCCTATGTGTGGGCGGCCTGTCCGGACGGCCTGGACAGTTGGGGATTGTTTGACAAGATGCTGGCCGAGGCGAATGTCGTCATCACTCCGGGTTCCGGCTTCGGCTCCAAGGGGGAAGGCTTCTTCCGCATTTCCGCGTTCAACTCACGGGAGAACGTGGAGGAGGTGTGCCGCCGCATTCACGCCCTGTTTGCCAGATAA
- a CDS encoding 2-enoyl thioester reductase domain-containing protein has product MSENHYAEFSECGMKPQDVLAYVSGPAPVPAEGEVLVRMMAAPINPADINFIQGVYGVKPVLPHSRAGLEGCGVVEESRADGFRKGDQVILLRGVGSWSKLVAVPAVNLMKLPVAVDPVQAAMLKVNPLTALRMLEGFVSLKPGDWVVQNAANSGVGRCIIQLARQMGVKTVNFVRRPDELRDELTMLGADLVVGENDEDAVKRTLAFLDGKRPVLASNAVGGESALRLMDMLAPGGSMVTYGAMSRKSIKVPNGFLIFKGIRLEGLWVTQWLKHAPAQDIAAAYDKLARLMAEGSLVQAVDTVFPLNEVRRAVEKAQEEFRNGKIVLKMGWSDFLFK; this is encoded by the coding sequence ATGAGTGAAAATCATTATGCAGAGTTTTCCGAATGCGGCATGAAGCCCCAGGACGTGCTGGCTTATGTTTCCGGTCCCGCCCCGGTTCCGGCAGAGGGGGAAGTGCTGGTGCGGATGATGGCCGCCCCGATCAATCCGGCCGATATCAATTTCATTCAGGGCGTGTACGGCGTGAAGCCCGTACTACCGCATTCACGCGCAGGACTGGAAGGCTGCGGCGTGGTGGAAGAGTCCCGTGCGGACGGCTTCCGGAAAGGGGACCAGGTGATTCTGCTGCGCGGCGTGGGCTCCTGGAGCAAGCTTGTGGCGGTTCCTGCCGTCAACCTGATGAAGCTGCCCGTGGCGGTGGACCCCGTGCAGGCGGCCATGCTGAAGGTGAATCCCCTCACGGCTCTGCGGATGCTGGAAGGGTTCGTGAGCCTGAAGCCCGGCGACTGGGTCGTCCAGAACGCCGCCAATTCCGGGGTGGGGCGCTGCATTATCCAGCTTGCTCGCCAGATGGGTGTCAAGACGGTGAATTTTGTCAGAAGGCCGGATGAATTGAGGGATGAGCTGACGATGCTGGGAGCGGATCTGGTGGTTGGCGAGAATGACGAGGATGCAGTGAAGAGAACCTTGGCTTTTCTGGACGGGAAGCGTCCTGTTCTGGCTTCCAACGCCGTAGGGGGGGAAAGCGCCTTGAGGCTGATGGATATGCTCGCACCCGGCGGAAGCATGGTTACCTACGGAGCCATGAGCAGGAAGAGCATCAAGGTGCCGAACGGGTTCCTGATTTTCAAGGGCATCAGGCTGGAGGGCCTGTGGGTGACCCAATGGCTTAAACATGCTCCGGCCCAGGATATTGCGGCTGCCTATGACAAGCTTGCGCGGCTGATGGCGGAGGGCAGCCTGGTGCAGGCCGTGGATACGGTGTTTCCGCTGAACGAAGTGCGCCGGGCCGTGGAGAAGGCGCAGGAAGAGTTCCGCAACGGCAAGATTGTGCTGAAGATGGGTTGGAGTGATTTCTTGTTTAAATGA
- a CDS encoding DNA alkylation repair protein: MIERRRRLREKVEALAEPEFRKFSASLIPGAIRLLGVRIPLLRSLAREEARGDWRELLEHPAEEPYAEEVMLDGMLTGLARMEPEERLEWVGRFVPRMDNWAVCDMFCAGLKFSKRHPEMVWDFIQPYLKHPDAWHVRFAVVMLLDHFITEDYVERVLDLLDGVLHRDYYVSMAVAWAVSVCYVKFPALTLKYLRRSSLPDFSYNKALQKIIESLRVSREDKALMRSMKRR; this comes from the coding sequence ATGATTGAGAGAAGACGCAGACTCCGGGAGAAGGTGGAGGCACTGGCAGAACCGGAGTTCCGGAAATTTTCCGCTTCCCTGATTCCCGGCGCTATCCGCCTTCTGGGGGTGAGGATCCCCCTGTTGAGGAGCCTGGCGAGGGAAGAGGCGCGGGGAGACTGGAGGGAACTGCTGGAGCACCCGGCGGAAGAGCCGTATGCGGAAGAGGTGATGCTGGACGGAATGCTGACCGGATTGGCGCGGATGGAGCCGGAGGAGCGCCTGGAGTGGGTGGGGCGTTTTGTTCCACGCATGGATAACTGGGCTGTGTGTGATATGTTCTGCGCCGGGTTGAAGTTCAGCAAAAGGCATCCGGAAATGGTCTGGGATTTCATTCAGCCGTATTTGAAGCATCCGGATGCGTGGCATGTGCGCTTTGCCGTGGTGATGTTGCTGGACCATTTCATCACGGAGGATTACGTGGAACGCGTGCTGGACCTGCTGGACGGGGTGCTCCACAGGGATTATTATGTGTCCATGGCCGTAGCCTGGGCCGTTTCCGTCTGCTATGTGAAGTTCCCGGCGCTGACGCTGAAGTACCTGCGGCGTTCCTCCCTGCCTGATTTTTCTTACAACAAGGCTCTTCAAAAGATTATCGAGTCTTTGAGGGTGAGCCGGGAGGACAAGGCGCTGATGAGGAGCATGAAACGGCGCTGA
- a CDS encoding PA14 domain-containing protein — protein MSKFLLSLCSLWLLLTLPSSASWYGDEVKAGSDIIMVDLLYPYWPESTYFSCWNLDMFPKGGYFYAGVAANVNDNTNLETYRPSTVWSFWPAPVYEGRQVRNVYVNPHVYAQQYVGEGASGKAGGRDVPWIKTRQWYTMFIRTWGADEAKKECYAGWWMKDQAGNQWHHIATFRIPYAATGFKGNGGFLEDFGHGGRKQRELWRGKGFYRHNGTWEKCDTVSINVPKEGGMKYSGWTVHQTENDSVLTMSYTENRQFPRNLDPGRKHTFRLKQPDAPAMDAIMAEGKARHNGGQVIVDWSLKDTSSPQFAYKIEVFDNPQYSGTPVHAVEEQIPHVRTRALSLPRDISQCFVKLTITDIFDQKKTLELTRAETEAPMKGKGLPGKHDLSPGLEYKYLESKDGWSKLSELDFSKPTRTGVSRGFDTALRGAREGRFAFDYEGLLIVPQSGAYTFALQSCDGSRLDIGGKTVIDNDGLHSTSEKRASVFLEKGTLPIRLTYFKKKPEHEFTVAWVGWQYGNQPLEAIPSSNLMRPKRADIPEARLDMTGQGFERMLKTVLSSGRINKVEYYNGSKLVSSSESAPFTAPLMLFNGENKVWARVFYNGNHTVDTLVLTIPSQSRVAPGWDIMLRGEPGLPYAISGTGNAFRFVGEGEYLVNKKIKGDFMLTAHINSFSDKSLDPGGDCWVGIMVRKDAGATNYDDEIAVFHTVGRGLRCSADFSDYGTGRQSTFGLNKEHRWLRIVRRGNEFTCLTSQDMKKWEIGMQRIIPMKEEAIAGITFRTIPGKGKGVFSAVVDGVTLKPAKLQTHKIASPMPAGKIIGYSLLSPELTAVRYRTGADLVEHKNGAYVRKPLSLPRGVKAVRSMALSGNRLLLLAPTSQGGALFSSTDMGKTWTVANPEVKVDPSPASFIAGELISVNPRNPQEIIVGSDRAGLFMSTDGGATWKNTGLEGEPFTNVAFHTMVQGRMAALSADRKTNMSKIFVSTNNGKKWDRKNEVQGAGFLKIVFDTRAADQLYVFSTLGVYTSFNDCRTMNRVMQGLPVSQPTLAIDRRRLDDTFMLAVPLDGKGVYSSERNARNWKKRADKEDWGAAFNLLIDTADNKHITLYAEKGIYESTDEGKTWKQVYVSR, from the coding sequence ATGTCCAAATTCCTCCTTTCTCTCTGTTCCCTCTGGCTTCTCTTAACGCTTCCCTCCTCCGCGAGCTGGTATGGAGATGAAGTTAAGGCTGGATCGGACATCATCATGGTGGACCTGCTCTACCCTTACTGGCCGGAATCCACCTACTTCTCCTGCTGGAACCTGGACATGTTCCCCAAGGGCGGCTACTTTTACGCGGGTGTGGCGGCCAACGTCAATGATAACACGAACCTGGAAACCTACCGCCCCTCCACCGTGTGGTCCTTCTGGCCTGCTCCGGTTTACGAAGGGCGCCAGGTGCGCAATGTGTACGTCAATCCCCATGTCTATGCCCAGCAATACGTGGGGGAAGGAGCCTCCGGGAAGGCCGGGGGCCGGGACGTGCCTTGGATCAAGACTAGGCAGTGGTACACCATGTTCATACGCACCTGGGGTGCGGACGAAGCCAAAAAGGAATGCTACGCCGGGTGGTGGATGAAAGACCAGGCCGGCAACCAGTGGCACCACATCGCCACCTTCCGCATTCCCTATGCGGCTACAGGTTTCAAGGGCAACGGAGGATTCCTGGAGGACTTCGGCCACGGAGGGCGCAAACAGCGGGAACTGTGGCGCGGCAAGGGCTTTTACAGGCACAACGGAACATGGGAAAAATGCGATACCGTCTCCATCAACGTCCCCAAGGAAGGAGGCATGAAATACAGCGGCTGGACGGTCCACCAGACGGAAAATGACTCCGTGCTGACCATGTCCTATACGGAAAACAGGCAATTCCCTAGAAACCTGGACCCGGGCCGCAAGCACACCTTCCGGCTGAAGCAGCCGGACGCTCCGGCCATGGACGCCATCATGGCGGAAGGGAAGGCGCGCCATAACGGAGGGCAGGTGATCGTGGACTGGTCACTGAAAGACACGTCCTCCCCCCAGTTCGCGTACAAGATAGAAGTATTCGACAACCCGCAATACTCCGGTACGCCCGTCCATGCCGTGGAAGAGCAAATCCCCCACGTGCGCACCAGGGCCCTTTCCCTGCCGCGGGACATCTCCCAGTGCTTTGTTAAACTCACCATCACGGACATCTTTGACCAGAAAAAGACCCTGGAACTGACCAGGGCGGAAACGGAAGCCCCCATGAAAGGGAAAGGGCTTCCCGGCAAGCACGACCTGTCCCCCGGCCTGGAATACAAATACCTGGAAAGCAAGGACGGCTGGTCTAAACTGTCGGAACTGGACTTCTCCAAACCAACGAGAACCGGAGTCTCCCGCGGATTTGACACTGCCCTGCGCGGAGCCAGGGAAGGCCGCTTCGCCTTTGACTACGAAGGTCTTCTCATCGTCCCCCAGAGCGGAGCCTATACCTTCGCCCTCCAATCCTGCGACGGAAGCCGGCTGGACATCGGAGGAAAAACGGTCATTGACAACGACGGGCTGCACAGCACCTCGGAAAAGCGCGCCTCCGTCTTCCTGGAAAAGGGGACGCTCCCCATCAGGCTGACCTACTTCAAGAAAAAACCGGAACACGAATTCACCGTGGCATGGGTGGGCTGGCAGTACGGCAACCAGCCCCTGGAGGCAATTCCGAGTTCCAACCTGATGCGCCCCAAACGGGCCGACATCCCGGAAGCCAGGCTGGACATGACCGGCCAGGGCTTTGAACGCATGCTGAAAACGGTCCTGTCTTCGGGACGGATCAACAAGGTGGAATACTACAACGGCAGCAAGCTCGTCTCTTCCTCGGAAAGCGCTCCGTTCACCGCCCCGCTGATGCTCTTCAACGGAGAAAACAAAGTGTGGGCACGCGTCTTCTACAACGGGAACCATACCGTGGACACCCTGGTGCTCACCATCCCTTCCCAGAGCCGTGTCGCCCCGGGCTGGGACATCATGCTGCGCGGGGAGCCGGGCCTTCCCTACGCTATCAGCGGCACGGGGAATGCATTCCGCTTCGTAGGGGAAGGGGAATACCTCGTTAATAAGAAAATCAAGGGGGACTTCATGCTGACAGCCCACATCAACTCCTTCAGCGACAAATCCCTGGACCCGGGCGGCGACTGCTGGGTGGGCATCATGGTGCGCAAGGATGCCGGAGCCACCAACTATGACGATGAAATAGCCGTCTTCCATACCGTGGGCCGCGGCCTCAGATGCAGTGCGGACTTCAGCGACTACGGAACGGGGCGCCAGTCCACCTTCGGCCTGAACAAGGAACATCGCTGGCTGCGCATCGTGCGGCGCGGCAACGAATTCACCTGCCTTACCTCCCAGGACATGAAAAAATGGGAGATAGGCATGCAGCGCATCATTCCGATGAAGGAGGAAGCCATCGCCGGCATCACCTTCAGAACCATTCCCGGCAAGGGAAAAGGCGTCTTCTCCGCCGTCGTGGACGGAGTTACCCTGAAACCGGCCAAACTCCAGACCCACAAAATAGCCTCCCCCATGCCTGCCGGAAAAATCATCGGCTACTCCCTCCTCTCTCCGGAGCTGACGGCCGTCCGCTACCGCACGGGGGCAGACCTGGTGGAACACAAAAACGGCGCCTACGTGCGCAAGCCCCTTTCCCTGCCCAGGGGTGTCAAAGCGGTCCGGTCCATGGCTCTTTCCGGGAACAGGCTCCTGCTGCTCGCCCCCACCTCCCAGGGGGGCGCCCTGTTCAGCAGCACAGACATGGGTAAAACATGGACCGTCGCCAATCCGGAAGTGAAGGTGGATCCTTCCCCGGCTTCCTTCATTGCGGGGGAACTCATCTCCGTCAATCCCCGCAACCCCCAGGAAATCATTGTAGGATCAGACCGGGCCGGACTGTTCATGAGCACGGACGGAGGCGCCACCTGGAAAAACACCGGGCTGGAAGGGGAACCCTTCACCAACGTCGCCTTCCATACCATGGTCCAGGGACGGATGGCCGCCCTGTCGGCCGACCGCAAGACCAATATGAGCAAAATCTTCGTCTCCACCAACAATGGAAAAAAATGGGACCGGAAAAATGAAGTGCAGGGAGCCGGATTCCTGAAAATCGTCTTTGACACCCGGGCCGCAGACCAACTCTATGTCTTTTCCACACTGGGCGTTTACACCTCCTTCAACGACTGCCGCACCATGAACCGGGTCATGCAGGGCCTCCCTGTCAGCCAGCCTACCCTGGCCATTGACAGAAGAAGGCTGGACGACACATTCATGCTGGCCGTCCCCCTGGACGGCAAAGGCGTGTACTCCAGCGAACGCAACGCCAGAAACTGGAAAAAGCGGGCGGACAAGGAAGATTGGGGAGCCGCGTTCAATCTGCTCATTGACACGGCGGACAACAAGCACATCACCCTGTACGCGGAAAAAGGCATCTATGAAAGCACGGACGAAGGGAAAACCTGGAAACAGGTCTATGTCTCGCGGTAA